The Candidatus Neomarinimicrobiota bacterium genomic interval AAGGCCGAGATTAAGCGAGTGCTAAAGACCATCCCGAAGCGGGAGGCCGAAATCATTCGTTACTACTTTGGCATCGACATGGATAGACCTCTGACACTGGAGGAAATCGGGGAAATGCTCTCCCTCACACGTGAACGCGTACGTCAGCTCAAGGAAAGGGCCATTCAGCGCCTGAGACATACTACTCGTGCTCACCTCCTCCGTTCCTTTCTCGGCTGATTTTTGTTGAATTATTGTATTCTTCACACGAAATTTGGGTGGAGAGAGTGGGGAATTTGTTTTGAGTTGGCTGCCGTCCACTAAAACCAGGATTTCCAGGGGTTTTCGTTTTGTCGTTCTTCGCGATAACGACAGTAACGTTCACCAGTGGTCCCTATCCAGAAACACCTTCCTGGCTGTATCCTTTCTTGCCATCGTCCTCTGTTCAGTCCTCCTTTTTTTCACGGCTGATTTTATGACTGGAATCCTCTACCAGGCACGATTGAATGAGATCCAGGAGAACAGCCGTTCCGTCACAGACCTTCTCCTGGATACCCAGGATCGGCTGGATCGTCTTGGAGAAGAAGTGGAGGAGATAGAAGAAAAGGACAGAGCGCTCCGGACTTATGCCAATCTTCCTCCCATCGACACAGACATCCGCAAGGTCGGTGTGGGTGGAATGAAACTGAGAAGCCGTGCGAGTCTGGCAGATGTGATGCCTGACATTGAATCCAGGGTTTCCAAGCTTCAGCTCAACCTGGATGAATTGTCAAGGAAGGTGAAACTCGAGAAAGAGAGTTATGAGACCATTTACAGGTCGATCCGAACTCAATCTGATATGCTTTCTTCAATACCTTCCATCAACCCTGTTCGCGGTGGCTATTTCAACACGGGTTTTGGCAACCGGCGGGATCCATTCACGAGCGAGGAGAGGTTCCATCAGGGTCTGGATATTTCGGCGACCAGAGGTACGCCTGTTTACGCGGCTGCTGACGGAAATGTCGCATACTCCGGTTACCGCGGAAGCTACGGCAAAACGATCAAGATCAATCATGGACGCGGGTATCAATCACTGTATGCCCATCTTCATAGAATAAATGTGGGGCGGGGGAGGAAGATCAAACGGGGTGATATCATAGGTGAAGTGGGCAATACAGGAAGATCCACAGCGCCTCATCTGCACTACGAAGTACACTATTACGGGACGCCTCAAAATCCTCAGAACTACTTCTTTACCGGGCCTCTCCGGTAACTCGAGTCCCTCCAAGTTCCAGTCATTTACATTCGAAGATCGTCCGAAAGCATGCAACATTTTCGACTTCATTATATCCAGTTTTTTGATGAGGCAGCAACTTCCATAATCTTTTTTCACGTCTTTTTCTTACGCTCTTCCCTCCGCAGGATCCCTTGGGAAACCATACCCTGCCCGCTCCTCTCGCGTTGGGGCTGGATCGGGTGGCAGGCGGGGAGGGTGAATCTTTCTAATGCGAGAATAGATAATACAGGAGTCTCCCTCTTGGTGCCGATTCATCGGCACCATGAGTGGCCTCAAAATGATTTGGGCAATGAAGGGGATGCCAAGACCGTGGAAAAGAATCAATTACTGCCTGTCCCGTAGTGAGCGTGCGAACGTACGGGGTTTGAGTCCCGATCACAATCGGGGAAGTTTAATTGATTCCCATGGGCGCAGGCAGCCCCGCCTAAATTATTTTTTAGCCAGAGGCCTTTTGGTACTTTTCTGCCCGAGAAAAGTACAGCAAGAATCACGCTCTAGATAATCCCACGATGAGAATGTGGGCGGAGTACAAGGAACGGGAGTCCCCGGGGCATCACTCAGTTTGGACACTCACCACAGCATCTTGCATGCATCGGCATCCTCATTCGTCGCTTGACTCTTATAGAGGGGAAAGGGTAATTTCACCGACCATGGGTCGATATTTCCTTGAAACATACGGTTGCCAAATGAACGTCGCCGATTCCGAGCTGGTGGCGGGGATCATGAAGCGGGAAGGTTATACGAAAACGGGATCGCCTGTGGACGCAGATGTTATTTTCCTGAATACTTGCGCCATCCGTGAGCACGCAGAGGAGAAAATCTACTCCCGCCTTGGAACCCTTAAGGAATTCAAAGAGAGGAAGCCGGAACTCCTCCTGGGCATCCTTGGCTGTATGGGGCAGCATGTGAAGAACGATCTTCTGGACAGAAAATCCTACCTCGATTTTGTTCTGGGTCCGGATTCCTATCGCAGAATTCCTGAACTCCTGAACCGGCGAATGGTATTGGGGGATTCCATTGTGGATACACGGTTGTCCCGGTTTGAAGTCTACGACGGCCTGTTCCCGTCCAGAGCTCAGGGTATCAATGCCTGGATTTCCATCATGCGAGGGTGCGACAAGTTTTGCACGTTCTGTATTGTCCCGTTTACGCGCGGTAGGGAGAGGAGCCGGTCAGTGGTAAGTATTGTCCAGGAAATCCGGACGGCGGTAGACGAAGGATTCGTAGAGATCACCCTATTGGGTCAGAACGTGAATTCCTATCAACATGACGGTGCCAGGTTTCCTGATTTGCTCGACTCGGTGGCGCGTATACCGGGAGTTCTCAGGATACGGTTTACATCTCCACATCCCAAGGATGTCGACGACCGTATGCTTCTCGTTATGCGTGATCACGATACTATCTGCAAAGCCATTCATCTTCCACTTCAGGCGGGAGCCGACAGAATCTTAAGACGCATGAATCGTACATACACACAATCCGAATATCTGTCTCAGGTGGAGCGAATAAGACAAATAGTGCCAGGCTGTGCCCTCTCAACCGACATTATTGTGGGATTTCCAGGGGAGACTCACCATGAATTTGAACAGACTCTGAAGGTGATGGAAACAGTCAAGTTTGGCTCGGCATTTACGTTCAAGTATTCACCGAGGCCCGGGACAAAAGCTGCCGAGTATCCCCTTCAAGTCCCTGAGAAAGAAAAACAGGACAGGCTGGAGGAGGTTATTAGATTTCAGAGAGAGCATACTTATTTAACTAACAAGAGGGAAATAGGAAGAACACTTGAAGTGTTGGTTGAGAAAGACAGCAAGAAATCCTCCTCAATGTGGGTGGGGAGGACCGATACAAACAAGTGGGTAATTTTTCCCAAGGGGGATGAACGTGTCAAAGATCTGGTGAAAGTGAGAATCATGGAAGCGCACGGTATTTCTCTTTTCGGTGAGCGGGTTGAAAACATGGAGTACAGCCGTGCGCCTGGCTAAGGTTTTTCTGGGACTCCTGATTATTCTCGGTTTGCTCATAGTTTTGATCAGGAACACTGGAACGGTTACCGTGGATCTAATGTTCAAGCTATATGAGAATACGCCCCTGGCTATTGTACTGGTGATTACCCTCGCTATCGGTATTCTTATCGGTTTCGGCATCGCCCTTACCTCGATTCTTACGAGCAAGACTGAAACCCGAATTTTGCGAGGGGAAAGCAAAAGACTTTCCGACGAACTCAACGCTCTGAGAAATATAGCGTTGCAGGAAGGTTCTTACGAGGTCGACGACGAAGAAGAGTAGCTTCAGCTTCCTGAGTAGACTGTTTTCCAGAGAAAAAGACGGTCATCTGCTCTATGCAGAGGCTCTCGAATGTCTTCTCAACGGGGATTCGGACGGGGCATATCGCAAGTTGCGCGATCTTGTTGAGATCGATACGGATCATGTCGGTGCTTACATCAGGTTGGGAGACATCTTGCGGGCGAGGGAAAGACCGGATCAGGCGGCCAAGATACATCAATCTCTCACTTTTCGACGTCGGTTGACAACCGCTCAAAAGGTTGAGATTTTCTCGAGCCTGGCAAAGGATTACTATTCCTCGGGCAATTATTCCCGTGCTGAGGAGAATGCAAACCGGGTAGTTCAACTCGACAGGAAGAACCGGTGGGCGGCGGAGTATTTGATACAGATTTGTGAAGAGCAAGAGCGGTGGCTGGATGCGACCGAATACCTGAAACGGTTCGAAAAGCTCTCGGGAGGCAATGGGCTGCGTCGCCGGGCATTCCACCGCATGATGGAAGGCCGATCCAGGGAGAAGGACAGTAGGAGCGATGATGCTCGCGCGGAGTACAGGAAGGCAACGAAAATCGATGCGGCCTATGCCGATCCTTATCTATACCTGGGCAATCTGGATGAACAGGAGGGAAATCTTGAGGCGGCAGTAGAGAATTGGAAGGAGTTCGCCAGACTTTCCCCATCATCGGGAAAGCAGGTTCTTAACAGATTGGAGAAGGCCCTTTTTGAGCTCGGCCGGTTCGGGGAGGTCGAAGATTTCTACAGGAAACTTCTCGAAAAGAACTTGCGAGACAAGGAAGTCTTGTCAGCACTTGTGAACGTGTTGCAGGCAAAAGGAGAATACGATGAGGCTTTGGATGTCATCGAGGATGCCTTGTCCAGGGATGATTCGTCGATTCTTGCCCGTTTGGCCCGACTTCAGATGATGCTCAAGAAAAATGATCAGCAGGAGCTCTCAGATGAAGTTGAGAAAATCGTTCGATTATTGCATGGCAATGCCGCCACTCCGAAACGCTCCTCATAAACATGCCGTCCGTTCCGTGAATAGCGTTTCCTTGAGAATTGTCTTTGTCTTGGCCCTGGGATTTGGAGTGGCTGAAGCGCAAGATCTTCAGCCATACTTTCGCATGGTGGAGGAGGGCAAGACCAAGCGTGTCCGGGATGAGATCACCCGTCTCCTGGAACAATACCCGAACCATCCAGGTGTCATTTTTCTTGGCGCGGTTACCCAGGACAGAGCGGAGAACGCGATCATCACATACAAACAGCTTATTCAGGACTTTCCGGACAGCCCCTACGCCGATGATGCTATGATGAAGGTGGGGGAATATCTGTTTGCGAGAGGTTTGTATACGCAGTCGAGCCGGGAACTCGCAAGAGTTCCAAAGAAATACCCCAGGTCGGAACATGTTCAACGAGCTATCGATTTGCAGATCAATTCACTGCTCGCCACGGGAGAACGCGACAGTGTGGACTACTATGTACGGCTTTACCGGTCCCGGTTTCCCGGTCTCGATTTCGAATACAATCTGGATTCGGACAAACCTCTCGTGAATCGTCCATTGACGGCATCGACGCCCAGCGGCCTATCTGAAGGGATGAGACAACCGTCCGTGTCATCCCTCAATGCACTCCCGAAGACTCGCCCTACTCCTACTCCCCGAGTTGAAGAAGATACTCAGCCACCGGAAGAAAAGGTTTCCCCCTCCGTGCCGAAGCCTTTTGTTATTCAAGTGGGAGCTTACGGTTCCAAGGACAATGCCCTCAGGCAGAAAATGCGTCTTGAACAGATGGGGTACGATGTGGACCTGGTTCCCATTACATCCAGGGGGAAAACATTACAAGCCGTTCAAATTATTCGATTTGCGACACGTGGCGAAGCTGCCAGAGTAGGGGAGAAGCTGAAGTCGGATCTCGGCTTCGGCTATATTGTATTGCGCAGGCCTGAGAAGTGATTGACGATTGAAAACTGGAGGACTCGAGTGTTGGAGAACATTGACGATTGACTATGGACTATTGATTATT includes:
- a CDS encoding sigma factor-like helix-turn-helix DNA-binding protein, whose translation is KAEIKRVLKTIPKREAEIIRYYFGIDMDRPLTLEEIGEMLSLTRERVRQLKERAIQRLRHTTRAHLLRSFLG
- a CDS encoding M23 family metallopeptidase, producing the protein MSWLPSTKTRISRGFRFVVLRDNDSNVHQWSLSRNTFLAVSFLAIVLCSVLLFFTADFMTGILYQARLNEIQENSRSVTDLLLDTQDRLDRLGEEVEEIEEKDRALRTYANLPPIDTDIRKVGVGGMKLRSRASLADVMPDIESRVSKLQLNLDELSRKVKLEKESYETIYRSIRTQSDMLSSIPSINPVRGGYFNTGFGNRRDPFTSEERFHQGLDISATRGTPVYAAADGNVAYSGYRGSYGKTIKINHGRGYQSLYAHLHRINVGRGRKIKRGDIIGEVGNTGRSTAPHLHYEVHYYGTPQNPQNYFFTGPLR
- the miaB gene encoding tRNA (N6-isopentenyl adenosine(37)-C2)-methylthiotransferase MiaB, whose amino-acid sequence is MGRYFLETYGCQMNVADSELVAGIMKREGYTKTGSPVDADVIFLNTCAIREHAEEKIYSRLGTLKEFKERKPELLLGILGCMGQHVKNDLLDRKSYLDFVLGPDSYRRIPELLNRRMVLGDSIVDTRLSRFEVYDGLFPSRAQGINAWISIMRGCDKFCTFCIVPFTRGRERSRSVVSIVQEIRTAVDEGFVEITLLGQNVNSYQHDGARFPDLLDSVARIPGVLRIRFTSPHPKDVDDRMLLVMRDHDTICKAIHLPLQAGADRILRRMNRTYTQSEYLSQVERIRQIVPGCALSTDIIVGFPGETHHEFEQTLKVMETVKFGSAFTFKYSPRPGTKAAEYPLQVPEKEKQDRLEEVIRFQREHTYLTNKREIGRTLEVLVEKDSKKSSSMWVGRTDTNKWVIFPKGDERVKDLVKVRIMEAHGISLFGERVENMEYSRAPG
- a CDS encoding LapA family protein, giving the protein MRLAKVFLGLLIILGLLIVLIRNTGTVTVDLMFKLYENTPLAIVLVITLAIGILIGFGIALTSILTSKTETRILRGESKRLSDELNALRNIALQEGSYEVDDEEE
- a CDS encoding tetratricopeptide repeat protein, with product MRDLVEIDTDHVGAYIRLGDILRARERPDQAAKIHQSLTFRRRLTTAQKVEIFSSLAKDYYSSGNYSRAEENANRVVQLDRKNRWAAEYLIQICEEQERWLDATEYLKRFEKLSGGNGLRRRAFHRMMEGRSREKDSRSDDARAEYRKATKIDAAYADPYLYLGNLDEQEGNLEAAVENWKEFARLSPSSGKQVLNRLEKALFELGRFGEVEDFYRKLLEKNLRDKEVLSALVNVLQAKGEYDEALDVIEDALSRDDSSILARLARLQMMLKKNDQQELSDEVEKIVRLLHGNAATPKRSS
- a CDS encoding SPOR domain-containing protein, whose translation is MKLRKSFDYCMAMPPLRNAPHKHAVRSVNSVSLRIVFVLALGFGVAEAQDLQPYFRMVEEGKTKRVRDEITRLLEQYPNHPGVIFLGAVTQDRAENAIITYKQLIQDFPDSPYADDAMMKVGEYLFARGLYTQSSRELARVPKKYPRSEHVQRAIDLQINSLLATGERDSVDYYVRLYRSRFPGLDFEYNLDSDKPLVNRPLTASTPSGLSEGMRQPSVSSLNALPKTRPTPTPRVEEDTQPPEEKVSPSVPKPFVIQVGAYGSKDNALRQKMRLEQMGYDVDLVPITSRGKTLQAVQIIRFATRGEAARVGEKLKSDLGFGYIVLRRPEK